In a genomic window of Pelotomaculum thermopropionicum SI:
- the DppA gene encoding D-aminopeptidase translates to MGSSFIVYIAADMEGTTGYTAWPERPPEDMWHREQMTAEVNAAIEGAMEAGATEIIVSDIHWTKQNIIPGRLLGKASLIRGTKRRLMWMDLVEGSQLVFLIGFHAGCGAGDAVLPHTMDTRLTRLSVNGFNADEAFISAVTAGYFGVAVGMASGDMAFIKGIRTVLPEIETVVVKKGIGNCAALNIHPAVSKEKIRSAAFRAVKRALKSEFKPYQIDQPVEAVMEFAWPGYADALSLVPGVRRLSAREVSFTGGWPEVMGVISLFVNWVGKTPFLS, encoded by the coding sequence GTGGGCAGTTCTTTTATCGTTTACATAGCTGCCGATATGGAAGGTACGACGGGTTACACCGCATGGCCCGAAAGGCCGCCGGAGGACATGTGGCACAGGGAGCAGATGACCGCCGAGGTCAATGCCGCTATAGAAGGAGCCATGGAGGCCGGCGCAACTGAAATAATAGTGTCTGATATTCACTGGACGAAGCAGAATATCATTCCCGGCAGGCTGCTGGGAAAGGCATCATTAATCCGCGGAACAAAGAGAAGACTGATGTGGATGGACCTGGTAGAAGGCAGCCAACTGGTTTTTCTGATAGGTTTTCATGCAGGCTGCGGAGCAGGCGATGCAGTTTTGCCCCATACCATGGACACCAGGCTGACCAGGCTTTCGGTAAACGGATTTAATGCCGACGAGGCCTTTATCAGCGCGGTCACTGCCGGTTATTTCGGGGTGGCAGTGGGCATGGCCAGTGGGGACATGGCATTCATCAAAGGGATCAGGACGGTGCTGCCGGAAATTGAAACTGTTGTTGTAAAAAAAGGGATCGGCAACTGCGCCGCCCTGAACATTCATCCTGCGGTTTCAAAGGAGAAAATAAGGTCGGCGGCTTTCAGGGCGGTGAAAAGAGCCCTTAAAAGCGAATTTAAACCATATCAGATTGATCAGCCTGTAGAGGCCGTCATGGAATTTGCCTGGCCGGGCTACGCGGATGCCCTGAGCCTCGTTCCCGGGGTAAGGCGGCTGAGCGCCAGGGAGGTTTCTTTTACAGGCGGCTGGCCGGAGGTCATGGGCGTTATATCACTGTTTGTGAATTGGGTGGGCAAGACCCCCTTTTTATCTTGA
- the SdhB gene encoding succinate dehydrogenase/fumarate reductase, Fe-S protein subunit — MGRQLTLSIFRYNPNIPGDQPRMQDYKLEEHEGMTLFVALNKIREEQDPSLMFDFVCRAAICGSCAMMINGRPRLACKTMTRTLPSRFTVMPLPVFKLIGDLSVDTGTWFRNLQIRTEAWIHTNKKFDPNELEVRMDNKVAEAIYEPERCIECGCCVAACVTANIREDFLGATGINRVARFMLDPRDERSDAEYFEVVGNEDGAFGCVGIMACADICPMEIPLQQNLAYVRRKMAKAGLKLDLKGFKVS, encoded by the coding sequence ATGGGACGCCAGTTAACATTATCAATCTTTCGCTACAATCCGAACATTCCCGGCGATCAGCCGCGGATGCAGGATTATAAACTGGAAGAGCACGAGGGCATGACCCTGTTCGTGGCGCTGAACAAAATCCGCGAGGAGCAGGACCCCAGCCTGATGTTCGACTTCGTTTGCCGCGCCGCCATCTGCGGTTCCTGCGCCATGATGATTAACGGCAGGCCAAGGCTGGCCTGCAAGACCATGACGAGGACCTTGCCGAGCCGTTTCACCGTAATGCCGCTGCCCGTATTTAAGTTGATCGGCGACCTTTCGGTGGATACCGGCACCTGGTTCAGAAATTTGCAGATCAGAACCGAGGCGTGGATTCACACCAACAAGAAGTTCGATCCCAACGAACTTGAAGTTAGAATGGATAACAAGGTAGCAGAGGCTATTTATGAGCCGGAGCGCTGCATAGAGTGCGGCTGCTGCGTGGCCGCGTGCGTGACGGCTAACATTCGTGAGGACTTCCTCGGAGCTACCGGCATTAACCGGGTGGCCCGCTTTATGCTGGACCCTCGGGACGAGCGCTCTGACGCCGAGTACTTCGAGGTGGTGGGCAACGAGGACGGCGCCTTTGGATGTGTGGGCATTATGGCCTGCGCCGATATCTGCCCCATGGAAATTCCCCTGCAGCAGAACCTGGCCTACGTCCGCCGCAAGATGGCAAAGGCCGGCCTGAAGCTCGACTTGAAAGGTTTCAAAGTATCGTAA
- a CDS encoding uncharacterized conserved protein produces MYLNNLFVYGTLLPGLANYNKFIKDHRPKVYQARAKGVMYYLPEDGYPVVLDGDGEVKGVLYETPDLPVILPEIDEIEKYTGVESQNHLIREIRDVEILETGEKVKAHMYLWPACKAKWLKENGEIIPDGDWARFLREKEKV; encoded by the coding sequence ATGTATTTAAATAATCTCTTTGTTTACGGCACGCTGCTTCCCGGCTTGGCCAACTACAATAAGTTTATCAAAGACCACCGTCCGAAAGTGTACCAGGCCAGGGCAAAAGGAGTCATGTACTATCTGCCGGAAGACGGTTACCCCGTTGTCCTGGACGGTGACGGCGAGGTTAAAGGTGTGCTGTACGAAACGCCGGACCTGCCGGTAATCCTGCCGGAAATTGATGAGATCGAAAAGTATACCGGCGTTGAAAGCCAGAACCACCTTATCCGGGAAATAAGGGATGTGGAAATTCTGGAAACAGGTGAGAAAGTCAAGGCCCACATGTATTTGTGGCCTGCCTGCAAGGCAAAGTGGCTTAAAGAAAACGGTGAAATTATTCCCGACGGTGACTGGGCCAGATTTTTGCGGGAGAAAGAAAAGGTTTAA
- the SdhC gene encoding succinate dehydrogenase/fumarate reductase, cytochrome b subunit produces MELAKTLQVTLNRKANPKTDMYVDIAQSISGVLLVGFLWMHMLFVATIIVSPELFNKLSEGLDKYYLAQFGIPATILLIIIHIFLAGRRAPLRLRDLRITWRLTRMMGHFDTWIWVGQVVTALAVGIMASMHLWTIMSNWPIRAATSAARVAHVGPADPAFGGFTFPWMMVFYVIFLLVGEYHAGFGLYRIFVKWGWFERHKMGYVLKAITVIIVVLGITALYTFKKLAGGAL; encoded by the coding sequence ATGGAACTTGCAAAGACATTACAGGTTACATTAAACAGAAAAGCAAATCCTAAAACGGACATGTACGTGGACATCGCCCAGTCGATCAGCGGTGTCCTGCTGGTTGGATTCTTATGGATGCACATGCTTTTCGTTGCCACTATTATCGTCAGCCCGGAACTGTTCAATAAGCTTTCCGAAGGCCTGGATAAGTATTATCTGGCCCAGTTCGGCATTCCTGCTACCATCCTGCTTATTATCATTCACATCTTTCTGGCCGGCCGCAGGGCACCTCTTCGCCTGCGGGATCTGAGGATTACCTGGCGGCTTACCAGGATGATGGGCCATTTTGACACCTGGATCTGGGTAGGCCAGGTTGTTACTGCCCTGGCAGTTGGTATTATGGCCAGCATGCACCTGTGGACCATTATGTCTAACTGGCCGATCAGGGCGGCCACAAGCGCCGCGCGTGTAGCTCATGTAGGTCCGGCTGATCCTGCCTTTGGCGGCTTTACTTTCCCTTGGATGATGGTATTTTATGTTATTTTCCTGCTCGTTGGCGAGTATCACGCCGGATTTGGCCTGTACCGCATCTTTGTCAAGTGGGGCTGGTTTGAGCGGCACAAGATGGGCTATGTCTTGAAAGCCATCACCGTGATTATTGTAGTACTTGGTATTACAGCACTGTATACCTTTAAAAAGCTTGCGGGAGGTGCCCTGTAG
- the SleB gene encoding cell wall hydrolyses (involved in spore germination) — translation MFVYKSRGCTKYPLDSGKEDRMSKFARKLAIKTAAFVLSAVIAGGSVAAAGECAESLNAQKGRSEPAAALYKVKEGDTLYDIAREHQVSLRDLMKVNNLSGDLIRPGDNLVLPEKIKTAKYLSRGISREELMLLARLIYAEARGEDFEGQVAVGAVILNRLASPHFPKTIPEVIFQRCNRVYQFSPVADGSINLEPDEKAIQAAIAALSGRDPTGGALFFYNPELSKDQWIRTLPVLTRIGNHVFATCS, via the coding sequence ATGTTTGTATATAAAAGCCGTGGATGTACAAAATACCCTTTGGATTCGGGAAAGGAGGACAGAATGAGTAAATTTGCTCGAAAGCTCGCAATAAAAACGGCCGCATTCGTTCTTTCCGCAGTTATTGCGGGAGGTTCGGTGGCGGCCGCCGGTGAGTGTGCTGAGAGCTTAAATGCTCAAAAGGGCCGGTCCGAACCCGCTGCGGCACTTTACAAGGTTAAAGAAGGCGACACCCTGTATGATATTGCCAGGGAACATCAGGTGTCCTTGCGCGATCTGATGAAGGTAAATAATCTGAGCGGGGATTTGATCAGACCGGGCGACAACCTGGTTCTGCCAGAAAAAATAAAAACTGCTAAATATTTATCGAGAGGCATTTCAAGGGAAGAGCTGATGCTCCTGGCCAGACTGATTTACGCCGAGGCGCGGGGCGAGGACTTTGAAGGGCAAGTGGCGGTAGGCGCAGTAATCCTTAACAGGCTGGCCAGCCCGCATTTCCCCAAAACTATCCCTGAAGTTATATTCCAGAGGTGCAACAGGGTGTACCAGTTTTCGCCGGTTGCCGACGGTTCCATAAACCTGGAGCCTGACGAGAAAGCCATTCAGGCTGCCATCGCGGCACTGTCGGGCAGGGATCCCACAGGGGGAGCGCTGTTCTTTTACAACCCCGAGCTGAGCAAGGACCAGTGGATAAGAACGCTGCCGGTATTGACCAGGATCGGCAATCATGTCTTTGCAACCTGCTCATAA
- a CDS encoding hypothetical protein (containing partial COG1302, Uncharacterized protein conserved in bacteria), whose protein sequence is MEVYALVGPSGTGKSHRAAKVAHQLEVQVIIDDGLLIQGNRIVAGTSAKRQPTRIGAIKAALFMDEKQAREIKDALSSIAPERILILGTSSGMVERIAARLGLPAPLKIIKIEEVASEKEIRKAKFIRTSFSKHVIPAPTLEVKKSFPGTLVAPLQVFLRKKDVPGKKDWLEQSVVRPTYTSNGRLTISNSALASIAGHAAALVNGVSSTGKINVSVEQEGTVAIDISPVIVYGCNLPEVASNIQLRIKQAVEEMTGLTVKEVNVQVKGLSFPREKAEATS, encoded by the coding sequence TTGGAAGTTTATGCTTTAGTAGGGCCAAGCGGAACAGGCAAAAGCCACCGGGCTGCCAAAGTAGCCCATCAACTGGAAGTGCAGGTTATTATTGATGACGGCCTATTAATTCAGGGCAACCGCATCGTGGCCGGAACGTCGGCCAAGCGCCAGCCGACCAGGATCGGGGCGATTAAAGCGGCCCTGTTCATGGACGAAAAACAGGCCCGGGAAATTAAGGACGCCCTGTCGTCCATTGCACCCGAAAGAATCCTTATTCTCGGAACTTCCAGCGGAATGGTGGAACGCATTGCAGCACGGCTGGGTCTGCCCGCTCCTTTAAAAATAATAAAAATCGAAGAAGTGGCCAGCGAAAAAGAAATCCGGAAGGCAAAGTTCATCAGGACCAGCTTCAGCAAGCACGTCATTCCTGCCCCCACCCTGGAAGTAAAAAAAAGCTTTCCCGGTACGCTGGTGGCTCCCCTGCAGGTTTTCCTGCGCAAAAAAGACGTTCCCGGCAAAAAAGACTGGCTTGAGCAATCGGTGGTCAGGCCGACATATACTTCCAACGGCAGGCTGACCATATCCAACAGCGCCCTCGCCTCCATTGCCGGCCATGCCGCCGCTTTGGTAAACGGAGTCAGCAGTACGGGAAAGATTAACGTCAGTGTTGAACAAGAAGGCACCGTTGCCATAGACATCTCGCCCGTCATTGTTTACGGCTGCAACCTGCCCGAAGTGGCCTCAAACATCCAGCTCCGGATCAAGCAGGCAGTGGAGGAAATGACCGGGCTAACGGTAAAGGAAGTAAACGTCCAGGTCAAGGGCCTAAGTTTCCCCAGGGAAAAAGCAGAGGCAACCAGCTAA
- a CDS encoding hypothetical protein (containing partial DnaC (COG1484), DNA replication protein) codes for MSVNCGICGDRGIILKGEAAVPCSCVKKRAAEKLLRSSCLTGKLQNCTLNRFSFKYYAKDCLDPETGMSYLEMARLAYQAAKDFIRDFMENPCTDGLLFTGQVGSGKTFLACCIANALLDSGQPVLFTVVPDLLDQIRSTYDPARSADEVTEFDILEAARQVPLLILDDLGAHNYTEWTRNKIYSIINYRLNNRLPLIVTTNIKLDDLEEYLGERTTSRLLEMCRPYRLMVELDIRAVQRKEKESRMLRGRS; via the coding sequence TTGAGTGTAAACTGCGGTATTTGCGGAGATCGCGGCATTATCCTGAAAGGCGAGGCTGCAGTTCCTTGCAGTTGTGTGAAGAAAAGAGCGGCAGAAAAACTCTTAAGAAGTTCATGCCTGACCGGCAAGCTTCAGAACTGCACCTTAAACAGGTTCAGCTTCAAATACTACGCAAAAGACTGCCTCGATCCAGAGACGGGGATGTCTTACCTGGAAATGGCCAGGCTGGCCTACCAGGCGGCAAAAGATTTCATTAGGGATTTCATGGAAAACCCCTGTACCGACGGGTTGCTTTTTACCGGCCAGGTGGGAAGCGGGAAAACCTTCCTGGCCTGCTGCATTGCCAACGCCCTGCTGGACAGCGGCCAGCCGGTACTTTTTACGGTGGTACCCGATCTGCTTGATCAGATCCGCTCTACTTACGATCCGGCCAGATCTGCTGATGAAGTAACCGAGTTCGATATTCTGGAGGCGGCCAGACAGGTTCCGCTGCTGATTCTTGATGACCTGGGAGCGCACAACTATACGGAGTGGACGAGAAATAAAATTTACTCGATAATAAACTACCGCCTGAATAACAGGCTGCCACTTATTGTTACTACCAACATTAAGCTGGACGACCTGGAGGAATACCTCGGCGAGAGGACCACCTCGCGCCTTTTGGAAATGTGCCGGCCGTACCGCTTAATGGTCGAGCTGGATATCAGGGCTGTCCAGCGTAAGGAAAAAGAGTCAAGGATGCTTAGAGGGAGGTCTTAG
- the TyrS gene encoding tyrosyl-tRNA synthetase — MLALDKQMEIIKRGTVEIIPESELADKLRRSVETGRPLTVKLGLDPTAPDIHLGHTVVLQKLKQFQDLGHQVVLILGDFTARIGDPTGKTETRRQLTEEQVLANARTYERQIFKILDRDKTKVVFNSQWLAPLTFAQVIELASKYTVARMLERDDFARRFKECLPISIHEFFYPLMQGYDSVALKADLEIGGTDQKFNLLMGRTLQKEYGQEPQVAVMMPILEGLDGVNKMSKSLGNYIGINEPPREMYGKTMSLPDELMIRYFELVTAISLEELKTIEAGLKSGEMHPRDAKMRLAREIVTQYHGPEAARAAEEEFKRVFQQKDLPDELPGFKVTAGMLEDGAIWLPRLMAMAGLAGSTSEARRLIQQGGVKIDGRKVEDPNYSLKAGSDMVIQVGKRRFARIIFE, encoded by the coding sequence GTGCTTGCTCTGGACAAGCAGATGGAAATTATAAAAAGAGGCACGGTAGAGATTATTCCGGAATCTGAGCTGGCCGACAAGCTGAGGCGGTCTGTTGAAACAGGCAGGCCTTTGACTGTAAAGCTGGGACTGGATCCAACGGCCCCAGATATTCACCTGGGCCATACGGTAGTGCTGCAAAAGCTGAAGCAGTTTCAGGACCTGGGCCACCAGGTAGTCTTAATACTTGGCGACTTTACCGCCCGCATTGGTGATCCCACCGGCAAGACCGAAACGCGCCGGCAGTTGACCGAAGAGCAGGTTTTGGCCAATGCCCGCACCTACGAAAGGCAGATCTTCAAAATACTTGACCGGGACAAAACAAAAGTGGTATTCAACAGCCAGTGGCTGGCACCTTTGACCTTTGCCCAGGTAATCGAGCTGGCCTCCAAGTATACGGTGGCGAGGATGCTGGAGCGGGACGATTTTGCCAGGCGGTTTAAAGAATGCCTTCCGATCAGCATCCACGAATTTTTCTACCCCCTGATGCAGGGATATGATTCGGTGGCCCTGAAAGCCGACCTGGAAATTGGCGGAACGGACCAGAAGTTCAACCTTTTGATGGGGCGTACCCTGCAAAAAGAGTACGGCCAGGAGCCCCAGGTGGCCGTAATGATGCCCATTCTGGAAGGGCTGGACGGCGTCAACAAAATGAGTAAAAGCCTGGGGAACTATATCGGCATCAACGAGCCGCCCAGGGAAATGTACGGCAAAACGATGTCCCTTCCGGATGAACTGATGATCAGGTATTTTGAGCTGGTCACCGCAATTTCCCTGGAAGAGCTCAAGACTATCGAGGCGGGTTTAAAAAGCGGTGAAATGCATCCAAGGGACGCAAAAATGCGGCTGGCACGGGAAATCGTGACCCAGTATCATGGCCCGGAGGCTGCCCGTGCCGCAGAAGAGGAATTTAAGAGGGTTTTTCAGCAAAAAGACCTGCCGGACGAACTGCCCGGTTTTAAGGTAACTGCCGGCATGCTTGAGGACGGGGCAATCTGGCTGCCCAGGCTAATGGCCATGGCCGGGCTGGCCGGCAGCACAAGCGAAGCCAGGCGGCTGATCCAGCAGGGCGGGGTTAAAATTGACGGCCGGAAGGTGGAAGATCCCAATTACAGCTTAAAAGCCGGTTCAGATATGGTTATTCAGGTGGGGAAACGCAGGTTTGCCCGCATAATTTTTGAATAA
- the SdhA gene encoding succinate dehydrogenase/fumarate reductase, flavoprotein subunit produces MSAKHTHICDVLVIGAGLAAERSAIECAQAGLNVIILSLVPPRRSHSTAAQGGMQASLGNCAMGLGDNPQIHFEDTVKGSDWGCDQEVAKMFCETVPIMIRQLDYWGVPWNRVVAGKKKLPDGREIEDLKEKEGLITARDFGGVAKWRCCYTSDGTGHTVQFVVDTVVCKLGIPVHDRMEAIALIHDGETCYGAVARCLRTGDLNVYLAKSTIIATGGAGRIYAASTNAVINEGTGLAIALDTGVVPLGNMEAIQFHPTGMPPTFILMTEGARGDGGYLLDKNLHRFMPDYEPKKKELASRDVVSRRMIQHIRAGYGVSSKYAPQHLWLDIRHLGRKWVWTNLREIANIAMNFNGLDPAKDLIPVIPTQHYTMGGVRTNKDGYAYGLKGLFAIGEAACWDLHGFNRLGGNSLAETVTAGFLVGMQVAKYTLGATQKFDYKLVEDFVKKEEERIKNLISGKYGKENVFEIKSAMQQVMMDHVHIFRTGPSLEQGVAKLQELYRRSLKIGLRSSGKGANPELAAAIRMPGMLRVALCVAYGALMRTESRGSHFREDYPKRDDANWLKRTLAYWKEGADLPTLDYEPVACPYMPPGDRGYGEATAGAKGSK; encoded by the coding sequence GTGAGCGCAAAACATACCCACATATGTGACGTACTGGTAATAGGTGCCGGCCTGGCTGCTGAGCGGTCTGCCATTGAGTGTGCGCAAGCCGGTTTAAACGTAATTATTCTAAGTCTTGTCCCGCCGCGCCGTTCTCACAGCACCGCCGCCCAGGGCGGCATGCAGGCCTCCCTCGGCAACTGCGCCATGGGCCTGGGGGACAACCCGCAAATTCACTTTGAGGACACGGTTAAGGGCTCTGACTGGGGTTGCGACCAGGAAGTGGCCAAAATGTTTTGCGAGACCGTTCCCATAATGATCCGGCAGCTGGATTACTGGGGCGTTCCCTGGAACCGGGTTGTAGCCGGCAAGAAGAAGCTGCCGGACGGCCGTGAAATAGAAGACTTAAAGGAAAAAGAAGGTTTGATTACCGCCCGCGACTTCGGCGGCGTGGCCAAGTGGCGCTGCTGTTACACTTCGGACGGTACCGGGCATACCGTACAGTTTGTGGTTGACACTGTGGTATGTAAGCTGGGCATTCCCGTCCACGACCGGATGGAAGCTATTGCGCTGATCCACGACGGCGAAACATGTTACGGCGCGGTAGCCAGGTGCCTGCGGACGGGCGATTTGAACGTATACCTGGCCAAGTCCACCATTATTGCCACCGGTGGTGCGGGGCGCATTTACGCGGCGTCAACAAACGCCGTCATTAACGAAGGAACCGGGTTAGCCATTGCTCTTGATACTGGCGTTGTTCCTCTTGGCAATATGGAAGCCATTCAGTTCCACCCGACCGGGATGCCCCCGACGTTCATCCTGATGACCGAGGGTGCCCGGGGCGACGGCGGTTATCTGCTGGACAAAAACCTGCATCGCTTTATGCCCGACTACGAGCCCAAAAAGAAAGAGCTTGCCTCCCGTGACGTGGTTTCCCGCCGGATGATTCAGCATATCAGGGCGGGCTACGGGGTGTCGAGCAAGTACGCCCCGCAGCACCTGTGGCTGGACATCCGTCACCTTGGCCGCAAGTGGGTCTGGACCAACCTGCGCGAGATTGCCAACATTGCCATGAACTTTAACGGCCTTGACCCGGCCAAGGATCTCATCCCCGTTATTCCTACCCAGCACTACACCATGGGCGGCGTGCGCACGAACAAGGATGGGTACGCATACGGCTTGAAAGGCCTGTTTGCCATAGGCGAAGCCGCCTGCTGGGACCTGCACGGGTTTAACCGCCTGGGCGGCAACTCCCTTGCCGAAACGGTTACCGCAGGCTTCCTGGTTGGCATGCAGGTTGCAAAGTATACTCTTGGCGCAACTCAAAAGTTCGATTACAAGCTTGTTGAAGATTTTGTCAAGAAGGAAGAAGAGCGGATTAAGAACCTCATTTCCGGCAAGTACGGCAAGGAGAACGTATTCGAGATCAAGAGCGCCATGCAACAGGTGATGATGGACCACGTCCACATTTTCCGGACCGGTCCCAGCTTGGAGCAGGGCGTGGCAAAACTTCAAGAGCTGTACAGGCGTTCACTGAAGATCGGCCTTCGTTCCTCCGGCAAAGGAGCCAACCCGGAACTGGCTGCGGCAATCCGCATGCCCGGGATGCTCCGCGTAGCCCTTTGCGTTGCCTACGGTGCTTTAATGCGCACCGAGAGCCGGGGCAGCCACTTCCGGGAGGACTACCCGAAGCGGGATGACGCCAACTGGCTCAAGCGCACACTCGCCTACTGGAAAGAAGGGGCTGACCTGCCCACGCTGGATTACGAGCCTGTTGCATGTCCGTATATGCCTCCGGGCGACCGCGGCTACGGCGAGGCGACTGCGGGCGCCAAAGGTAGCAAATAA
- the MrcB gene encoding membrane carboxypeptidase (penicillin-binding protein) produces the protein MTGKKSLFLAACLFLLATGAGCSAQPFLMDADVPPVSRILDANGELIAAVSRENRIPVKLENVSVFLREAIVAVEDARFYRHHGVDPVGVARALYKNITAGRVVEGGSTITQQLAKNLLPPEPERTAVRKLEELVLAVRLERKYTKDEILEMYLNQIYFGQGAYGVEAAARTYFNKPAGELNLAESAMLAGIPRAPSINNPVSNYEAAKARQAVVLARMAELGLISSGQARQAMEERLQLAKKSPVLKKAPYFVDEVIRHFEISYPNGPEILYAGGLTVYSTLDLKIQRAAEKCLYEGLKNEDPLLDGALVALDPKTGQIKAMAGGKDYSRSQFNRALSRIQPGSAFKPFLYAAAVERGYTAGTVINCEPVSFPQPDGTSYAPSDFHGSCHCRPFTLKEALFTSDNVVAVRLNQSVGPSVTAGYARKMGIESDLRAVPSLALGTSEVTPLEMARAYGTLANGGIKPEPYYIQKVTDSSGRILEERRPQLEKAIDEKTAYIVTDMLEEVLGPGGTASNIAGILDRPAAGKTGTTEEFREAWFVGYTPDLAAAVYVGFDEKSKSPGRSGAQLAAPIWANFMKEALKDVPPAGFAVPPGVVKARICADDGLLAGEYNTRSIEAVFVRGTEPSAVCPGAGQLGPADQVPPYYRMPLPGPEGLILRRRLYFFGDD, from the coding sequence ATGACCGGTAAGAAAAGTTTATTTTTAGCAGCATGCCTGTTCTTACTCGCAACGGGGGCCGGATGTTCGGCACAGCCTTTTCTTATGGATGCCGACGTGCCGCCGGTGTCGAGAATTTTGGATGCCAACGGCGAACTGATAGCCGCCGTCAGCAGGGAGAACAGGATTCCTGTCAAGCTTGAAAATGTGTCAGTTTTTCTGCGGGAAGCCATTGTTGCCGTAGAAGATGCACGCTTTTACCGGCATCACGGAGTGGACCCGGTGGGGGTGGCCAGGGCCCTCTACAAGAACATAACCGCCGGCAGGGTGGTCGAAGGGGGCAGCACCATTACCCAGCAGCTTGCCAAGAACCTTCTCCCGCCGGAACCGGAGCGGACGGCCGTGCGCAAGCTGGAAGAGCTTGTTCTGGCCGTAAGGCTGGAACGAAAGTATACTAAAGATGAGATACTGGAAATGTATTTAAACCAGATCTATTTCGGCCAGGGAGCATACGGCGTTGAAGCGGCGGCCAGGACCTACTTTAACAAGCCTGCCGGGGAGCTCAACCTGGCCGAAAGCGCAATGCTTGCCGGAATACCCCGGGCCCCCAGCATCAACAATCCCGTAAGCAATTACGAGGCGGCAAAGGCGCGGCAGGCCGTTGTACTGGCCAGAATGGCGGAACTGGGTCTGATCAGCAGCGGGCAGGCCAGACAGGCCATGGAGGAGCGCCTGCAGCTTGCCAAGAAAAGTCCGGTATTGAAAAAAGCACCTTATTTTGTGGACGAGGTTATCAGGCATTTTGAGATAAGCTACCCCAACGGGCCGGAAATATTATATGCAGGCGGCCTGACAGTATATTCCACGCTGGATTTAAAAATTCAGAGGGCGGCGGAAAAATGTCTTTACGAAGGGCTGAAGAACGAAGACCCCCTGCTTGACGGCGCGCTGGTTGCGCTCGACCCCAAAACCGGCCAGATTAAGGCCATGGCGGGAGGAAAAGATTACAGCAGGTCCCAGTTTAACCGCGCCTTGTCCAGGATTCAGCCCGGCTCGGCCTTTAAGCCTTTTCTTTACGCTGCTGCAGTTGAGCGTGGTTATACGGCAGGAACGGTTATTAACTGTGAGCCGGTCAGCTTTCCTCAGCCCGACGGAACATCCTATGCGCCCTCTGACTTTCATGGGAGCTGCCACTGCCGCCCGTTTACCTTAAAGGAAGCATTGTTTACTTCGGACAATGTGGTGGCAGTAAGATTGAACCAGTCCGTCGGGCCTTCGGTTACGGCAGGTTATGCCAGGAAAATGGGCATAGAATCGGACCTCAGGGCTGTTCCTTCGCTGGCCCTGGGCACCTCCGAGGTGACCCCGCTTGAGATGGCCAGGGCCTACGGCACCCTGGCAAACGGCGGAATAAAGCCGGAACCATATTACATTCAAAAGGTTACCGACAGTTCCGGGCGCATTCTGGAGGAGCGCCGGCCGCAGCTTGAAAAGGCAATTGACGAAAAAACCGCCTATATTGTTACCGACATGCTTGAGGAAGTGCTGGGGCCGGGCGGCACCGCCTCGAACATTGCGGGAATTTTGGACCGGCCTGCGGCCGGAAAAACAGGAACTACTGAAGAATTCAGGGAGGCCTGGTTTGTCGGTTATACGCCAGATCTTGCGGCCGCCGTTTACGTTGGTTTTGATGAAAAGAGCAAAAGCCCCGGACGCTCCGGGGCACAATTGGCCGCACCGATTTGGGCGAATTTTATGAAAGAGGCTTTAAAAGACGTTCCGCCGGCCGGTTTTGCCGTTCCCCCCGGCGTGGTTAAAGCGAGGATCTGCGCGGACGACGGGCTGCTGGCAGGGGAATATAACACCCGGTCAATCGAGGCGGTATTTGTCCGGGGAACCGAGCCGTCTGCCGTCTGTCCCGGGGCAGGGCAACTTGGTCCGGCTGATCAAGTGCCTCCTTATTACCGCATGCCTCTGCCCGGCCCAGAAGGGCTGATTTTAAGAAGGCGTTTATACTTTTTTGGAGATGATTGA